CGACGCTCCCCGCCCCGCCCATGCCACCCCTACGACTGCGCTCCCGCGGCTGACGGTTGCAATCGGGGGCCGGACGGGCACAGTGGAGGTATGCGAGCCACGACGATCCACGCGCCCGGTGATATCCGGGTCGAGACGGTCCCCGACCCCACGATCGAGGCGCCGACGGACGCCATCGTCCGGGTCACGGCCGGGTGCATCTGCGGGTCCGACCTCTGGCCCTACCGCGGCGAGAACCCGGTCAAGGCCGGCAACACCATCGGGCACGAGGCCGTCGGTGTCGTCGAGGAGGTCGGCAGCGACGTCAGCCGATTCTCCGTCGGTGACTTCGTCGTCGTGCCGTTCTGCCACTGCGACAACACCTGCCCGGTCTGCCTCGCCGGGGTCCAGTCGGCCTGCCCCAACGCCGGCGGCACCTCGAGCGGCCAGGCCGAGCTGACCCGCGTCACCCAGGCCGACGGCAGCCTTGTGAAGACCGACGGCATGCCCGACGAGAAGTACCTGCCGTCGCTCCTGGCGCTCTCGGACGTCATGGCCACCGGCTGGCACGCCGCCGTGTCGGCCGGCGTCACGCAGGGTGGCACCGCGGTCGTCGTCGGCGACGGAGCCGTCGGGCTGTGCGGCGTCATCGCCGCCCAGCAGCTCGGAGCGGAGCGGGTCGTGGCCATGTCGCGCCACGAGCCCCGGCAGAAGCTGGCCCGTGAGTTCGGCGCCACCCACGTCATCGCCGAGCGCGGTGACGACGCCACCGCCGCCGTCATGGAGCTCACCGACGGCGTCGGCGCCGACGCGGTGCTCGAGTGCGTCGGCACCGACCAGGCCATGCAGACCGCCTTCGCCGTCGCGCGGGCCGGCGCCACCGTCGGCTTCGTCGGCGTGCCGCACGGGGTCGAACTGCCGATCCGCCGGATGTTCTCGCAGAACATCGGGCTGCGCGGTGGCGTCGCCCCGGTGCGCCTCTACCTGACCGACCTGCTCGAGCGCGTGCTCGACGGACGCATCGACCCCGGCAAGGTCTTCGACCTCACCCTGCCGCTCGACGAGTCCCCCGAGGGCTACCGGGCCATGGACGAGCGCCGCGCCATCAAGGTCCTGCTCAAGCCCTGACACGTGACCGTGACCGTGACCGGTGGCCGGGCGGGACCGGCTCCCGCACACTGGCGACGTGTGCCCCGACGTCCCGCCCGAGCCCACCGCGCCGTCCGATACCGCGCCGTCCGACACCGCGCCGCGGCCCGATCCCGGACACGGATCCCGTCGCCGGGCGTCCGAGACGTCGCCACGGTCCGATCGTGGGCTCGCGCAGGCGGTGCCCGTGCTGCGCGGC
This is a stretch of genomic DNA from Terracoccus luteus. It encodes these proteins:
- a CDS encoding zinc-dependent alcohol dehydrogenase family protein, whose amino-acid sequence is MRATTIHAPGDIRVETVPDPTIEAPTDAIVRVTAGCICGSDLWPYRGENPVKAGNTIGHEAVGVVEEVGSDVSRFSVGDFVVVPFCHCDNTCPVCLAGVQSACPNAGGTSSGQAELTRVTQADGSLVKTDGMPDEKYLPSLLALSDVMATGWHAAVSAGVTQGGTAVVVGDGAVGLCGVIAAQQLGAERVVAMSRHEPRQKLAREFGATHVIAERGDDATAAVMELTDGVGADAVLECVGTDQAMQTAFAVARAGATVGFVGVPHGVELPIRRMFSQNIGLRGGVAPVRLYLTDLLERVLDGRIDPGKVFDLTLPLDESPEGYRAMDERRAIKVLLKP